ACCAATAAAATTACTGATGGTTGAGAAGGTTTCCTTTCCCCAATCCCAAATCCACAATTTGGAGATAAAGTCACCAACATTATCAGATAAGCCGTAGGCAGAACCAAAAATAACGATAGCGGTTACAAAGCTAATGAGCATAGGAACAGCAAAAAATTTCCAGAGCTTTAGTTTCGATATTAAACCAAAGGCTCCGAAATACGCTTTTATTCCCGATAGTACATTTTTAAGCATTGTATTCTTTTACGGCATCAATAAAGGCCTTGGCATTTTCTACCGGAATATTGGGTAAAATACCATGCCCTAGATTAACAATGTATTTGTCTTTGCCAAATTCATCAATCATTTGGTGTACCATTTTTTTGATTTCAGAAGGCGGTGATAACAAGCGCGATGGGTCAAAATTACCTTGCAATGTAATATTGCCGCCAGTTAAATACCGAGCATTTCTTGCAGAACACGTCCAATCAACCCCTAAAGCCGATGCGTTACTTTGCGCCATGTCATGAAGAGCAAACCAACAGCCTTTTCCGAAGGCAATAACTGGAGCATCGTCTTTTAGCGCTTCAATAATTTGATTGATATACTGCCAAGAAAACTCTTGATAATCGGTTGGTGAAAGCATACCGCCCCAAGAGTCGAAAACCTGAACCGCATTACAACCCGCTTTTACTTTTTCCTTTAGGTAGGCTATTGTGGTGTCTGTAATTTTTTGAAGCAATTCATGAGCCGCCACAGGATTGGTAAAACAGAATGCTTTGGCTTTATCAAAATTTTTGCTGCCTTGCCCTTGTACGCAGTAACATAAAATGGTCCATGGTGACCCAGCAAATCCTATCAAAGGAATTTCATTGTTAAGCTTTTCTTTTGTTGCTTTTATAGCTTGGTAAACGTAATCGAGTTCTACAGAAACATCTGGAACTATTACATTATCTAAATCTTTTTGCGAGCGAACGGGGTTTGGTAAGTAGGGGCCAAAATTGGGTTTCATCTGCACCTCGATGTTCATGGCTTGAGGTATCACCAAAATGTCGCTAAAAAGAATGGCGGCATCCATACCATATCTACGGATAGGTTGTACGGTAATTTCACTGGCCAATTCTGGTGTTTGGCAACGTGTAAAGAAGTCGTATTTTGCCTTAATTTCCATGAATTCTGGAAGGTATCGCCCTGCTTGACGCATCATCCATACTGGCGGACGGCTAACAGTTTCTCCTTTTAATGCTCTTAAAAATAAATCGTTCTTAATCATAGTTGTTAGTTGTTAGTTTCTGGTTTATAGTCGTTAGTCTAATAGCTGCCAACTAAAAACCATTAACCATTTATACATAATGTGCGTTAACCAACTCAATCACGCTCTCAACAGTTGGTACTCTCGCCACTCTTACATCGCTAAAATGTTTTCGGGCTTCTTTAGCCGTGGTTTCTCCAATACAAAAAGCAATAACATCTCTATTATTTTTTTGGATAAAACTTTCAACAGTTGATGGGCTGTAAAACATAACGCCTTCAACGGAATCGTCAATTTTCAAACCATCGTATTTAGTTTGATAGGCTTCAATCTCATTAACTTTTATTTGGTTTTCTTTAAGGGTGTTAGGTAAAGTGTCTAATCTTAAATCGCTACAAAAGTAAGTGGTTTCGGTACCTTCTATAAATTCAATTAAATATTTGGCTAGGCTTTCGGCATTTTTTTCGGTGTGTGTTACTTTGCCTATTTTTCTCTCAATTAAACGCTTGGTTCGTCGGCCTACACAGTAAATATTTTTGAACTGTAGTTCGGTAGCGGAATAATTTGTAGTTAATGATTCTACCGCATTTTTACTGGTGATAATCACATTTTCAATGGGTTTGCTTAAAATTCGAGGCGGAATGCGATTTAAACTAATTTTAATAAAATCAGTGCTTTCGGCTGACACCTTTTCGTTAAACAATAATCGTTGGTCTTCAGTTAATGCTTTGGTAGAACATATATTTGTTTTCTTTGCCGAATTTTTAATGGTATCCATGAGGCGTTTGCCGCCACGCTCGATAACAAAATCGGCACAATATTGCGCCATGTCTTGGTGATTGCCCAGTTTTTCGGTTTTGGCAACATCAATTCGTTTAGAGCCATCTTCACTAAGCAAAACGCCTTTAAAGTGCACCTCTTCATTTTTTATGAAGGCCAAAGCTCCAATAGGCGCGGTACAACCACCTTCGAGTTTATTTAAAAATTGGCGCTCGATGGTTGTGCAAATTTCTGTCTCTTCATGGTTGAGTTCGCTGCAGGCTTGTTTTGCAAATTCATCTTCATCTAAAGCGGTAACCATAATAGCACCTTGTGCCGGTGCGGGAATCATCCAGTCTAAGTTAATAGATTCTTCTGGCCTTATGCCTATTCTTCCAATACCGGCAGCGGCAAAAATGGCACCGTTCCAGTGTTCGTTATCTTGTAGTTTTTGAAGTCTTGAATTTACATTGCCACGCAAATCGACAATGGTATGTGTTGGGAAGCGATTTAGCCATTGTGCGCGCCTCCTTAAGCTGCCTGTTGCTATGGTAGCTTCTTTGGCGCCTAAGAACTCCTCGTTGTTTTTAAAAACAAGCGTATCGTTAACGTTGCCTCGCTTTAAAACGGCTGCTTGAACAATACCTTTAGGCAAAATGGTAGGCACATCTTTTAATGAATGTACGGCAATATCGATATCGTGATTCAACATAGCGATATCTAGCGTACGTGTAAAAATACCGGTTATGCCGAGTTCGTAAAGGGGTTTGTCCAGAACCAAATCGCCAGTAGATTTTACGGGAACAAGTTCTGTTTTGTGGCCTAAATTTTCAAGTTGTTGTTTAACTATGTTGGCTTGCCATAGTGCCAATTCACTATCGC
This genomic stretch from Flavobacteriaceae bacterium GSB9 harbors:
- the hemE gene encoding uroporphyrinogen decarboxylase gives rise to the protein MIKNDLFLRALKGETVSRPPVWMMRQAGRYLPEFMEIKAKYDFFTRCQTPELASEITVQPIRRYGMDAAILFSDILVIPQAMNIEVQMKPNFGPYLPNPVRSQKDLDNVIVPDVSVELDYVYQAIKATKEKLNNEIPLIGFAGSPWTILCYCVQGQGSKNFDKAKAFCFTNPVAAHELLQKITDTTIAYLKEKVKAGCNAVQVFDSWGGMLSPTDYQEFSWQYINQIIEALKDDAPVIAFGKGCWFALHDMAQSNASALGVDWTCSARNARYLTGGNITLQGNFDPSRLLSPPSEIKKMVHQMIDEFGKDKYIVNLGHGILPNIPVENAKAFIDAVKEYNA
- the hemC gene encoding hydroxymethylbilane synthase — translated: MSKTIRIGTRDSELALWQANIVKQQLENLGHKTELVPVKSTGDLVLDKPLYELGITGIFTRTLDIAMLNHDIDIAVHSLKDVPTILPKGIVQAAVLKRGNVNDTLVFKNNEEFLGAKEATIATGSLRRRAQWLNRFPTHTIVDLRGNVNSRLQKLQDNEHWNGAIFAAAGIGRIGIRPEESINLDWMIPAPAQGAIMVTALDEDEFAKQACSELNHEETEICTTIERQFLNKLEGGCTAPIGALAFIKNEEVHFKGVLLSEDGSKRIDVAKTEKLGNHQDMAQYCADFVIERGGKRLMDTIKNSAKKTNICSTKALTEDQRLLFNEKVSAESTDFIKISLNRIPPRILSKPIENVIITSKNAVESLTTNYSATELQFKNIYCVGRRTKRLIERKIGKVTHTEKNAESLAKYLIEFIEGTETTYFCSDLRLDTLPNTLKENQIKVNEIEAYQTKYDGLKIDDSVEGVMFYSPSTVESFIQKNNRDVIAFCIGETTAKEARKHFSDVRVARVPTVESVIELVNAHYV